A part of Geothrix oryzae genomic DNA contains:
- a CDS encoding class I SAM-dependent RNA methyltransferase, which produces MNRKAESSSKKTKTKVPPAYRNSPAPTESWQGPVERLAWGGKGVGRAADGRLLLLEAPLALFPGEVVEATVIWKARHGEGRVTRWITRDPRRTVAACPVAGSCGGCDLWEAGRHAPDLKRQMVADLLRRQLGEGVAWDWRPAPEEARRHRIQLHWDGTELGYFRRHSHTLVPVAACPAAAEPLSLAIPRLKEALIGRVLTTRPGRWELSTGTPAGTILATDERGRSWCLEPDGWHRSEEPLRHQLRGIALRHEPGAFFQVSPPWAAEAFGGLLEAWGVKGRTLYDLYGGVGLFSALLGKQFDRRVLVESGEAAVAWARRNLESLGLPSDCLVGDVAAWVPEGLGHSEDVILLDPPRAGLEPELSGRLCTAGAGTLVLVGCDGAAFCRDVKRLGEAWDLEKVAVLDLFPLTSHVECVALMTKRP; this is translated from the coding sequence GTGAATCGCAAGGCGGAATCAAGCTCCAAAAAAACGAAGACGAAGGTGCCGCCAGCATATCGGAATTCCCCTGCCCCGACCGAAAGCTGGCAAGGCCCCGTCGAGCGGCTCGCCTGGGGCGGCAAGGGCGTGGGCCGGGCGGCGGACGGGCGCCTGCTGCTACTGGAGGCCCCCCTGGCCCTCTTTCCGGGCGAGGTGGTCGAGGCCACCGTCATCTGGAAGGCCCGCCACGGCGAGGGCCGTGTCACCCGCTGGATCACCCGGGACCCCCGCCGGACCGTGGCGGCGTGCCCGGTCGCCGGATCCTGCGGCGGTTGCGACCTCTGGGAGGCCGGGCGCCACGCCCCCGATCTCAAGCGGCAGATGGTGGCCGACCTCCTGCGCCGCCAGCTGGGCGAAGGCGTCGCCTGGGACTGGCGTCCCGCCCCGGAGGAGGCCCGCCGCCACCGCATCCAGCTGCACTGGGACGGCACGGAGCTCGGCTATTTCCGGCGCCACAGCCACACGCTCGTGCCGGTGGCCGCCTGCCCCGCCGCCGCCGAGCCCCTGTCCCTGGCCATTCCACGACTGAAGGAGGCCCTGATCGGGCGCGTCCTCACGACCCGCCCAGGCCGCTGGGAGCTGTCCACGGGCACCCCTGCCGGGACGATCCTCGCGACGGACGAGCGGGGCCGGTCCTGGTGCCTCGAACCCGATGGCTGGCACCGCAGCGAGGAGCCCCTGCGGCATCAGCTGCGCGGAATCGCGCTTCGGCACGAGCCCGGGGCCTTCTTCCAGGTGAGCCCCCCCTGGGCGGCCGAGGCCTTCGGCGGCCTGCTGGAAGCCTGGGGTGTGAAGGGCCGCACCCTCTACGATCTCTACGGGGGCGTCGGCCTCTTCTCCGCCCTGCTCGGCAAGCAGTTCGACCGGCGCGTGCTGGTGGAATCAGGCGAGGCGGCGGTGGCCTGGGCCCGGCGCAACCTGGAGTCCCTGGGTCTGCCCTCGGACTGCCTGGTGGGCGATGTGGCCGCCTGGGTGCCCGAAGGGCTGGGCCACTCGGAGGATGTGATCCTGCTCGATCCGCCCCGGGCCGGTCTCGAACCGGAACTCAGCGGCCGCCTCTGCACCGCCGGGGCCGGCACGCTGGTGCTGGTGGGCTGCGACGGCGCCGCCTTCTGCCGCGATGTGAAGCGCCTCGGAGAGGCCTGGGACCTGGAGAAGGTGGCTGTGCTCGACCTCTTCCCCCTCACCAGCCATGTGGAGTGCGTGGCGCTGATGACCAAGCGCCCATGA
- a CDS encoding methylated-DNA--[protein]-cysteine S-methyltransferase yields the protein MNGSFHPLSTPLGDLGAAFDGEGRLIHLVRLHGRPPLQPEGPAPRSLPYLKRQLEAYFSGNLRDFNIPMVADGTDFQRRVWKELQKIPYGQAISYLELARRLGDEKCIRAAARANGANPIAILIPCHRVIGSDGSLVGYAGGLDMKEFLLRLEGVLPKAPPQPALPLEWD from the coding sequence ATGAACGGGTCCTTCCATCCGCTGTCCACACCCCTGGGAGATCTGGGCGCGGCCTTCGATGGGGAAGGGCGCCTGATCCACCTGGTGCGTTTGCATGGGCGGCCACCCCTCCAGCCCGAAGGGCCCGCGCCGAGGAGCCTGCCCTACCTGAAGCGGCAGCTGGAGGCCTACTTTTCGGGGAACCTGCGGGATTTCAACATCCCCATGGTGGCCGATGGCACGGATTTCCAGCGGCGGGTCTGGAAGGAACTGCAGAAGATCCCCTACGGCCAGGCCATCTCGTACCTGGAACTGGCCCGGCGCCTTGGGGACGAGAAATGCATCCGCGCGGCGGCCCGCGCCAACGGCGCCAACCCCATCGCCATCCTCATCCCCTGCCATCGCGTGATCGGATCGGATGGCTCCCTGGTGGGCTATGCCGGGGGCCTGGACATGAAGGAGTTCCTGCTCCGCCTGGAGGGCGTGCTGCCCAAGGCCCCGCCCCAGCCGGCCCTGCCCTTGGAGTGGGATTAG
- a CDS encoding methylated-DNA--[protein]-cysteine S-methyltransferase — MVLWHYELNTPMGPMRAAFDGRGRLRELAVEGLDPRKTSPLPPKEQREAKRFLDRQLEAYLAGTLRTFTIPVDPQGTALELRVWDTVRTIPYGQSRQPADLAAWLSLEEDLIIMACAANPIALLVPTHRVLLPGEGPLPRALRDLETGMGWRRP; from the coding sequence ATGGTCCTCTGGCATTACGAGCTGAATACCCCGATGGGGCCGATGCGAGCCGCCTTCGACGGCCGGGGACGGCTGCGGGAGCTGGCGGTGGAAGGTCTTGATCCCCGCAAGACCAGCCCCCTGCCGCCCAAGGAGCAGCGCGAAGCCAAGCGTTTCCTGGATCGGCAGCTGGAGGCCTACCTGGCCGGCACCCTGCGGACCTTCACCATTCCTGTCGATCCCCAGGGCACGGCCCTGGAACTCCGCGTCTGGGACACGGTCCGGACGATCCCCTACGGCCAATCCCGGCAGCCCGCCGATCTGGCGGCCTGGCTGAGCCTGGAGGAGGATCTGATCATCATGGCCTGCGCTGCCAATCCCATCGCCCTGCTCGTGCCCACGCACCGGGTGCTGCTGCCGGGGGAGGGCCCCCTGCCCAGGGCGCTGCGGGATCTGGAAACGGGCATGGGGTGGCGGCGGCCCTAG
- a CDS encoding HD family phosphohydrolase, which yields MRRALAFQDAGPADVVLGVPGDGIFADCEAWPGLEAAEALVRAAWARLQDRRDMERLHEVGRALASEQNLDRLLDLILTKARELLMAEAGSIYLLTGAEDDPELLFAHTQNARVSLPFHRVAMPISRGTLAGFVALSRESLNLPDVYRIPVEAPYRFNDSFDRQAGYHTTSALVVPMLDTEGQVLGVLQLLNRLDEDGRTVAFSTADQRLAQSLAGQAAVAVKNAQLREEIERLFEGFVAASVTAIEARDPVTSGHSGRVADLTVGLAEAVNATPNGPFGGLSFSDRQLRELRYASLLHDFGKVGVREQVLVKAKKLDPSQLEIILQRLRQRELEAALETLAKAWKGGGSFELWERTLQDRQAESERLIHLVRQSNEPTVLSQEVAEGLGLLESLTFTHWSGESRTVVAPADVASLRIRKGSLSEAERLEIESHVTHTFRFLERIPWTRDLAGIPDIAYAHHERLSGRGYPRKLMEPDIPVQSRAMAIADVFDALTAQDRPYKGAVPLERSLAILDDEARDGALDRGLLDLFVEARIFERTARKP from the coding sequence ATGCGCCGTGCGCTGGCCTTCCAGGATGCCGGCCCCGCCGATGTGGTCCTGGGCGTACCGGGCGACGGGATTTTCGCGGACTGCGAGGCCTGGCCCGGTCTGGAGGCGGCGGAGGCCCTGGTCCGGGCGGCCTGGGCCCGCCTGCAGGACCGGCGCGACATGGAGCGGCTCCACGAGGTGGGCCGGGCCCTGGCTTCGGAGCAGAACCTGGATCGCCTGCTGGATCTGATCCTGACCAAGGCCCGGGAACTGCTGATGGCCGAAGCCGGCTCCATCTACCTGCTCACCGGCGCGGAGGACGACCCGGAGCTGCTGTTCGCCCACACCCAGAACGCCCGCGTCAGCCTGCCCTTCCACCGGGTGGCGATGCCCATCTCGCGGGGCACCCTGGCCGGGTTCGTCGCCCTCAGCAGGGAGAGCCTGAACCTCCCGGATGTCTATCGGATTCCGGTCGAGGCCCCCTACCGCTTCAACGACAGTTTCGACCGTCAGGCGGGATACCACACCACTTCGGCCCTGGTGGTGCCCATGCTCGATACGGAAGGGCAGGTGCTGGGGGTTCTGCAGCTCCTCAACCGCCTGGATGAAGACGGGAGGACAGTCGCCTTCTCCACGGCGGATCAGAGGCTGGCCCAGAGCCTGGCGGGGCAGGCGGCGGTGGCCGTGAAGAACGCCCAGCTCCGGGAGGAGATCGAGCGGCTCTTCGAAGGGTTCGTGGCCGCTTCCGTGACTGCCATCGAGGCCCGGGATCCCGTCACCAGCGGCCATTCGGGCCGGGTGGCGGACCTCACCGTGGGGCTCGCGGAAGCGGTCAACGCCACGCCCAACGGGCCTTTCGGGGGCCTGTCGTTCTCGGATCGGCAGCTGCGGGAGCTGCGCTATGCGAGCCTCCTGCACGATTTCGGGAAGGTGGGCGTCCGCGAGCAGGTCCTGGTGAAGGCCAAGAAGCTCGATCCGAGCCAGCTGGAGATCATCCTCCAGCGGCTGCGCCAGCGGGAATTGGAAGCGGCTCTCGAGACCCTGGCCAAGGCCTGGAAGGGCGGGGGGAGTTTCGAGCTGTGGGAGCGGACCCTCCAGGACCGCCAGGCCGAGTCCGAGCGGCTCATCCACCTGGTGCGCCAGAGCAACGAGCCCACGGTGCTGAGCCAGGAGGTGGCCGAGGGGCTGGGCCTGCTGGAAAGCCTCACCTTCACCCACTGGAGCGGCGAGTCCCGCACGGTGGTGGCCCCGGCGGATGTGGCCAGCCTCCGCATCCGCAAGGGCAGTCTGTCCGAGGCGGAACGGCTCGAGATCGAAAGCCATGTCACCCACACCTTCCGCTTCCTGGAGCGCATCCCCTGGACCCGCGACCTGGCGGGCATCCCCGACATCGCCTATGCCCACCACGAGCGGCTGAGCGGCCGGGGCTATCCCCGGAAGCTGATGGAACCGGACATTCCGGTCCAGAGCCGGGCCATGGCCATCGCCGATGTCTTCGATGCCCTCACGGCCCAGGACCGGCCCTACAAGGGTGCCGTGCCCCTGGAACGCAGCCTGGCGATCCTGGACGACGAGGCCCGGGACGGGGCCCTGGACCGCGGCCTCCTGGACCTCTTCGTCGAGGCCCGGATCTTCGAGCGGACGGCTCGGAAACCGTGA
- the fabZ gene encoding 3-hydroxyacyl-ACP dehydratase FabZ — protein MPEHEPRTIDLQGIMDLLPHRYPMLLVDRILDFEPKQWIKGLKNISFNEGVLQGHFPSRPVYPGVYIVEAMAQTGGCLLMREFEDRARKVIYFMGIDAVKFRKPVLPGDQMVMEVKVIQFKGRICKMRGEAFVDGQKVAEAEFMSMLMDLAEGEGK, from the coding sequence ATGCCCGAACACGAACCGCGCACCATCGATCTGCAGGGGATCATGGACCTGCTGCCCCACCGCTACCCGATGCTGCTGGTGGACCGGATTCTCGACTTCGAGCCCAAGCAGTGGATCAAGGGCCTGAAGAACATCAGCTTCAACGAGGGGGTCCTCCAGGGCCACTTCCCCAGCCGGCCGGTCTATCCGGGTGTCTACATCGTGGAGGCCATGGCCCAGACCGGCGGCTGCCTGCTCATGCGGGAGTTCGAGGACCGGGCCCGGAAGGTGATCTATTTCATGGGCATCGATGCCGTGAAGTTCCGCAAGCCGGTGCTTCCCGGTGACCAGATGGTCATGGAAGTGAAGGTGATCCAGTTCAAGGGCCGCATCTGCAAAATGCGGGGCGAGGCCTTCGTGGATGGCCAGAAGGTGGCCGAGGCTGAATTCATGTCCATGCTGATGGACCTGGCTGAAGGGGAAGGTAAATGA
- a CDS encoding menaquinone biosynthetic enzyme MqnA/MqnD family protein has protein sequence MVTEPFRLSIIDYLNAAPLNHGFKHGLGWEHFHLKFHYPSACADRLRSGEVDAGIVSSIEYLRIPDLLIVPGLCIASPKRVRSVVILSKVPPEQIRSLALDTSSRTSVVLGQLILRERYGVSPEITDMGPDLPAMLEAHDAALMIGDSAMRAPRQGLFVLDLAEEWHAWTGLPFVFALWLVRKNAPQLPVPGGVASFFHRSYEIGQAQLPAIIEEARRTIGWTKIELHEYLTENISYTLGEAERESLALFFEKAVRHGFAPEEKPLRFL, from the coding sequence ATGGTCACCGAACCTTTCCGCCTGTCCATCATCGACTACTTGAACGCCGCCCCCCTCAACCACGGATTCAAGCACGGCCTCGGCTGGGAGCACTTCCACCTGAAATTCCACTATCCCTCGGCCTGCGCCGACCGCCTCCGGTCCGGCGAGGTGGATGCGGGCATCGTCAGCTCCATCGAATACCTGCGGATCCCGGACCTCCTCATCGTGCCGGGCCTCTGCATCGCCTCCCCGAAACGCGTCCGCAGCGTGGTGATCCTCTCCAAGGTGCCTCCGGAGCAGATCCGCAGCCTCGCCCTGGATACCTCCAGCCGGACCAGCGTGGTGCTGGGACAGCTCATCCTCCGGGAGCGCTACGGCGTGAGTCCCGAGATCACGGACATGGGCCCCGACCTGCCGGCCATGCTCGAGGCGCACGATGCCGCCCTGATGATCGGGGATTCCGCCATGCGGGCCCCCCGCCAGGGGCTCTTCGTCCTGGATCTGGCCGAGGAGTGGCATGCCTGGACCGGCCTGCCCTTCGTCTTCGCCCTGTGGCTGGTCCGGAAGAACGCCCCGCAGCTGCCCGTGCCCGGCGGGGTGGCCTCCTTCTTCCACCGGAGCTACGAGATCGGCCAGGCCCAGCTGCCCGCCATCATCGAAGAGGCCCGCCGCACCATCGGCTGGACCAAGATCGAACTGCACGAGTACCTCACGGAAAACATCAGCTACACCCTGGGCGAAGCCGAGCGGGAAAGCCTCGCCCTCTTCTTCGAGAAGGCCGTGCGCCACGGCTTTGCGCCCGAGGAGAAACCGCTGCGGTTTCTCTGA
- a CDS encoding methylated-DNA--[protein]-cysteine S-methyltransferase, which yields MNGIHRIDTSLGPVQAAFDAKGAVLYLGFAGHEFRAPLLAKLARLDPVAHPEASSVDRLRDQLEAYAAGRRTAFEVPFRLHGSAFEQRVWGALQRIPFGETRSYGQLAAELGDANLSRAVGRANGANPVSILVPCHRVIGANGTLTGYAGGLAMKERLLRLEGAIRD from the coding sequence ATGAACGGAATCCACCGGATCGACACCTCCCTCGGGCCCGTGCAGGCGGCCTTCGACGCCAAGGGGGCCGTCCTCTACCTGGGCTTCGCCGGGCATGAGTTCCGGGCCCCGCTGCTGGCGAAGCTCGCGCGCCTGGATCCCGTCGCGCATCCGGAGGCGAGCTCGGTGGACCGCCTCCGGGACCAGCTGGAAGCCTACGCCGCCGGGCGGAGGACGGCCTTCGAGGTGCCGTTTCGCCTCCACGGCAGCGCCTTCGAGCAGCGGGTTTGGGGGGCCCTCCAGCGCATCCCCTTCGGCGAGACCCGCAGCTACGGGCAGCTGGCGGCGGAGCTCGGCGATGCCAACCTCAGCCGGGCCGTGGGGCGGGCCAACGGCGCCAACCCCGTGTCGATCCTCGTCCCGTGCCACCGCGTGATCGGCGCCAATGGCACGCTGACGGGTTATGCCGGCGGCTTGGCCATGAAGGAGCGGCTGTTGCGCCTGGAGGGGGCGATCAGGGACTGA
- the lpxA gene encoding acyl-ACP--UDP-N-acetylglucosamine O-acyltransferase — protein MSAQIHPSSVVSPEARLGEGVVVGPFCVIEGNAVLGARTQLRSHVVIGPHTEIGEDNDIYPHATLGMGPQDLKFKGAPTRLQVGHRNVIREGCTLHRGTEGGGGLTTLADDNFLMTGSHIAHDCHVGSKNIFANSATLAGHVEVGDGCNIGAFSAVHQFCRVGDHAFMGGFTVATQDVLPFMKTAGARDTKSYGVNTIGLQRKGFSLEVVEGLKRAHRLLFHAGLLREEAMAQTEREVGHIAEVAYLLKFIREAKRGVHRG, from the coding sequence ATGAGCGCTCAGATCCATCCGAGCAGCGTGGTGAGCCCGGAGGCCCGGCTGGGCGAGGGCGTGGTCGTCGGCCCCTTCTGCGTCATCGAAGGCAACGCCGTCCTCGGCGCACGGACGCAGCTCCGCAGCCATGTGGTCATCGGCCCGCACACCGAGATCGGCGAAGACAACGACATCTATCCCCACGCCACGCTGGGCATGGGTCCCCAGGACCTGAAGTTCAAGGGTGCCCCCACGCGCCTGCAGGTGGGCCACCGGAATGTGATCCGCGAGGGCTGCACCCTGCACCGCGGCACCGAGGGCGGCGGCGGCCTGACCACCCTGGCTGATGACAACTTCCTGATGACGGGCTCCCACATCGCCCACGACTGCCATGTGGGCAGCAAGAACATCTTCGCCAACTCCGCGACCCTGGCGGGTCATGTCGAGGTGGGCGACGGCTGCAACATCGGCGCCTTCTCCGCCGTCCACCAGTTCTGCCGCGTGGGCGATCACGCCTTCATGGGCGGCTTCACCGTGGCCACCCAGGATGTGCTGCCCTTCATGAAGACGGCGGGCGCCCGCGACACCAAGAGCTACGGCGTGAACACCATCGGCCTGCAGCGCAAGGGATTCTCCCTCGAGGTGGTGGAGGGCCTGAAGAGGGCCCACCGGCTGTTGTTCCACGCGGGTCTGCTCCGGGAGGAGGCCATGGCCCAGACGGAGCGGGAAGTGGGCCACATCGCCGAGGTGGCCTATCTCCTCAAGTTCATTCGCGAGGC
- the speD gene encoding adenosylmethionine decarboxylase, whose amino-acid sequence MSALGHHLLVEFTGCEAAVLADLDRVTAAMLEAARVSGATIVTHSFHHFSPHGVSGAVIIAESHLAIHTWPEYGFAAVDFFSCGGVDMNRGLACLKAAFDAQAETRLELERGPLRTVSP is encoded by the coding sequence ATGAGCGCGCTGGGCCACCACCTGCTCGTGGAGTTCACGGGTTGCGAGGCCGCGGTCCTGGCCGACCTGGATCGGGTCACCGCCGCCATGCTGGAGGCCGCCCGCGTCTCCGGCGCCACCATCGTCACCCACAGCTTCCACCACTTCAGCCCCCACGGCGTCAGCGGCGCGGTGATCATCGCGGAAAGCCACCTGGCCATCCACACCTGGCCCGAATACGGATTCGCCGCCGTCGATTTCTTCAGCTGCGGCGGCGTGGACATGAATCGCGGCCTGGCCTGCCTGAAGGCGGCCTTCGACGCCCAGGCGGAAACCCGGCTCGAGCTGGAACGAGGCCCCCTCCGGACGGTCAGTCCCTGA
- a CDS encoding DNA-3-methyladenine glycosylase 2: MRWSDEHLYERILAKDASFDGRVLTGVLTTGIYCLPSCPARKPLARNVRFFADEAAAHAAGLRPCKRCRPDAFYRGEDADLARLEDAMAQAAADPAAFPEVEALAEAAGVGLTKLKTLFRDHAQVQPATFLQRIRIQAACARLTAGQGDLADLAFGSGYESASGFHEAFRRQTGLSPGAYRTMLGSDGFTLPQPAGLRVEDVLRFHGRDAASVSERVEGPRLVKAFLCEGRASVLVLTFAAGTVEVSLKGAGGPTAMAQAHGAALRLLGWQEEPAVFEAAHPDLARGREGLRVLLTLDAFEALVWAILGQQVNLAFAYALRRDLIRRAGTPAAEGLFAHPDAAQISALQPEDLLALRFSRRKAEYLLHAAGEVAAGRLRLEARATATGASRDLLALRGCGPWTAQYVLMRGLGFRDCVPVGDAGLTLALQRWFRLEARPDAAGTQRLMAPFAPHRSLATFHLWSSLKGTPA; this comes from the coding sequence ATGCGCTGGTCGGATGAGCACCTCTACGAACGGATCCTGGCGAAGGACGCTTCCTTCGACGGGCGGGTGCTCACGGGTGTCCTCACCACCGGGATCTACTGCCTGCCCTCCTGCCCGGCTCGCAAGCCTCTGGCCCGCAATGTGCGCTTCTTTGCGGATGAAGCGGCGGCCCATGCGGCGGGCCTCCGGCCCTGCAAGCGATGCCGGCCTGATGCCTTCTATCGGGGAGAAGACGCCGACCTGGCCCGGTTGGAGGACGCCATGGCGCAGGCCGCGGCGGATCCGGCGGCCTTCCCCGAGGTGGAGGCCCTGGCCGAGGCCGCCGGCGTGGGCCTCACCAAGCTGAAGACCCTGTTCCGGGATCACGCCCAGGTGCAGCCTGCGACCTTTCTCCAGCGGATCCGCATCCAGGCGGCCTGTGCCCGGCTCACGGCAGGCCAGGGGGACCTGGCCGACCTGGCCTTCGGATCGGGCTACGAAAGCGCCTCGGGGTTCCATGAGGCCTTCCGCCGGCAGACGGGCCTCAGCCCCGGCGCCTACCGCACCATGCTGGGCTCCGACGGCTTCACGCTTCCGCAACCCGCGGGGCTCCGCGTGGAGGATGTGCTGCGCTTCCACGGCCGGGACGCGGCCAGTGTGTCCGAGCGGGTGGAGGGGCCGCGCCTCGTCAAGGCCTTCCTGTGCGAAGGCCGGGCCTCTGTCCTCGTCCTGACCTTCGCCGCGGGCACCGTCGAAGTGTCGCTCAAGGGAGCCGGGGGGCCCACGGCCATGGCCCAGGCCCATGGGGCCGCGCTCCGGCTGCTGGGATGGCAGGAGGAACCTGCGGTCTTCGAGGCGGCGCATCCGGACCTGGCCCGGGGGCGAGAGGGTCTGCGGGTGCTGCTCACGCTGGACGCTTTCGAGGCGCTGGTGTGGGCCATTCTGGGCCAGCAGGTGAACCTGGCCTTCGCCTACGCCCTGCGGCGCGACCTGATCCGGCGGGCCGGGACGCCGGCGGCGGAAGGGCTCTTCGCCCATCCTGATGCCGCCCAGATCTCCGCACTGCAGCCCGAAGACCTGCTGGCCCTGAGGTTCTCCCGACGCAAGGCCGAGTATCTGCTCCACGCCGCAGGCGAGGTGGCCGCGGGCCGGCTGCGGCTGGAGGCACGGGCCACCGCCACCGGCGCCTCCAGGGACCTGCTCGCCCTGCGGGGCTGCGGTCCCTGGACGGCCCAGTATGTGCTGATGCGGGGCCTCGGCTTCCGCGACTGCGTGCCCGTGGGCGACGCGGGACTCACCCTGGCCCTCCAGCGCTGGTTCCGGCTGGAGGCGCGGCCGGATGCCGCCGGGACGCAACGACTCATGGCGCCCTTCGCCCCCCACCGCAGCCTCGCCACCTTCCACCTCTGGTCCAGCCTGAAGGGAACCCCCGCATGA